From the genome of Acomys russatus chromosome 27, mAcoRus1.1, whole genome shotgun sequence, one region includes:
- the Saraf gene encoding store-operated calcium entry-associated regulatory factor, with protein sequence MAVAAVGRPGAARFPLLRLLSFLLVAGPALCWNDPDRILLRDVKALTLHYDRYTTSRRLDPIPQLKCVGGTAGCDAYTPKVIQCQNKGWDGYDVQWECKTDLDIAYKFGKTVVSCEGYESSEDQYVLRGSCGLEYNLDYTDLGLKKLKESGKHQGFSDYYHKLYSSDSCGAGGLVTIGVLLVLAFVVYKLFLSDGQGSPPPYSEYPPYSQRYPRFTNAAGAPPPGFKSEFTGPQHAGHGAPSGFGSAFAGQGCDGSGPGFWTGLGAGGLLGYLFGSNRAATPFSDSWYYPSYPPSHTSTWNSRAYSPLGRDAGSYSASSNADSRTRTASGYGGTRRR encoded by the exons ATGGCTGTGGCCGCTGTCGGCCGCCCGGGAGCCGCGCGCTTCCCGCTGTTgcgcctgctgtccttcctgctgGTGGCCGGCCCTGCGCTGTGCTGGAACGACCCTG ACAGAATACTGTTGCGGGATGTGAAAGCTCTCACGCTCCACTATGACCGCTACACCACCTCCCGGAGGCTGGACCCTATTCCACAGTTGAAGTGTGTTGGAGGCACAGCTGGTTGTGATGCCTATACCCCCAAAGTGATCCAGTGCCAGAACAAAGGCTGGGATGGTTACGATGTCCAG TGGGAATGTAAGACCGATTTGGATATTGCATACAAATTTGGTAAAACTGTGGTGAGCTGTGAAGGCTACGAGTCCTCTGAAGACCAGTACGTGCTCAGGGGTTCCTGCGGCTTGGAGTACAACTTAGATTACACGGACCTGGGCCTGAAGAAACTGAAGGAGTCTGGGAAGCACCAAGGCTTCTCTGATTATTACCACAAGTTGTACTCCTCGGATTCCTGTGGCGCTGGTGGACTGGTTACCATTGGGGTACTGCTTGTTCTCGCCTTTGTGGTTTATAAGCTGTTCCTCAGTGATGGCCAGGGTTCTCCTCCACCGTATTCCGAGTACCCGCCATACTCCCAGCGCTATCCGAGGTTTACCAATGCGGCAGGAGCGCCTCCCCCTGGCTTTAAGTCTGAGTTCACAG GACCACAGCATGCTGGCCATGGTGCACCTTCTGGCTTTGGGAGTGCGTTTGCAGGCCAAGGCTGTGATGGTTCGGGGCCAGGGTTCTGGACCGGCCTGGGTGCTGGAGGGTTGCTAGGATACTTATTTGGCAGCAACAG GGCGGCAACCCCCTTCTCAGACTCGTGGTACTACCCGTCCTACCCTCCTTCACACACTAGCACCTGGAATAGTCGGGCCTACTCACCACTGGGCAGAGACGCAGGGAGCTATTCTGCATCCTCAAATGCAGACTCAAGAACCAGAACAGCATCAG GATATGGTGGCACCAGAAGACGATAA